A single genomic interval of Nocardioides nitrophenolicus harbors:
- a CDS encoding Pr6Pr family membrane protein, with protein MRNARAWHTLTAALTIAALVLQLVLVIQGGRVLDEAEPPGLGLRLARFVAYFTIQSNLLVAVATTLLARDPLRDGPAFRALRLASTVGITVTGLVHFFLLRPLLDLHGADWLADKMLHMLVPVIAVAGWLAFGPRPRVDGRAVAVAFAWPIAWLAVTLVVAGATRWVPYPFLDFRAEGWGSVTVVCLGITALFAALIGGFHRMDRRLAPSRQVGPLTAP; from the coding sequence ATGCGCAACGCCCGTGCCTGGCACACCCTGACGGCCGCGCTCACCATCGCCGCGCTGGTGCTCCAGCTGGTGCTGGTGATCCAGGGCGGCCGGGTGCTCGACGAGGCGGAGCCGCCCGGCCTCGGCCTGCGGCTGGCGCGCTTCGTCGCGTACTTCACCATCCAGAGCAACCTGCTGGTCGCGGTCGCCACCACGCTGCTGGCCCGCGACCCGCTCCGCGACGGACCGGCGTTCCGGGCGCTGCGGCTGGCCTCGACCGTCGGGATCACCGTCACCGGGCTGGTCCACTTCTTCCTGCTCCGGCCGCTGCTCGACCTCCACGGCGCCGACTGGCTGGCCGACAAGATGCTGCACATGCTGGTCCCCGTCATCGCGGTGGCGGGCTGGCTCGCCTTCGGACCGCGACCGCGGGTCGACGGGCGGGCGGTCGCGGTGGCCTTCGCCTGGCCGATCGCCTGGCTGGCGGTGACCCTGGTCGTCGCCGGCGCCACGCGCTGGGTGCCCTATCCCTTCCTCGACTTCCGCGCGGAGGGCTGGGGCTCGGTGACCGTGGTCTGTCTCGGCATCACCGCGCTCTTCGCCGCGCTCATCGGCGGCTTCCACCGGATGGACCGGCGCCTCGCCCCCTCTCGACAGGTCGGGCCGCTCACGGCACCCTGA
- a CDS encoding globin domain-containing protein produces the protein MTTLYEQAGGFDALLDLCVRWHHLCLADPVAAHPFEHGLHPRHDERLAAYLSEALGGPPLYTAGYGDESSMQRLHAGNGEHPDLDEACLELFDQALADVGIDGHTGRSISAYFRRATQAMSAYADSPDQVPDGLRFNHA, from the coding sequence GTGACCACGCTCTACGAGCAGGCCGGCGGCTTCGACGCCCTCCTCGACCTGTGCGTGCGCTGGCACCACCTGTGCCTCGCCGACCCGGTCGCCGCCCATCCCTTCGAGCACGGCCTGCACCCGCGCCACGACGAGCGGCTGGCCGCCTACCTCAGCGAGGCGCTCGGCGGTCCGCCGCTGTACACCGCGGGCTACGGCGACGAGAGCTCGATGCAGCGGCTGCACGCCGGCAACGGCGAGCACCCCGACCTCGACGAGGCGTGCCTGGAGCTGTTCGACCAGGCCCTCGCCGACGTGGGGATCGACGGCCACACGGGACGCTCCATCTCGGCGTACTTCCGGCGGGCGACCCAGGCGATGAGCGCCTACGCCGACAGCCCGGACCAGGTGCCGGACGGGCTGCGCTTCAACCACGCCTGA
- the sigJ gene encoding RNA polymerase sigma factor SigJ — protein sequence MCDPVARVQALAAEYDALRPRLVRVAYAILGSRAEAEDVVADCWTRLVEADAREPVRDLAGWLTVVVARAATDVLRSARVRREEYVGPWLPEPYVAAASDPADRITLDETVSYALAVVLESLSPAERTAWVLHDVFGMGFAEVADVVGRTPAAVRQLASRARAHLTAQPARFEIDRSAHEAVLGRFLAAAAGGDLAALLEVLDPDVVCTSDGGGVVNAARRPVLGAERVARFLVGLVAKYVGDVEVELVEANGAPAIGLREAGVLTSLLVLTVAGDRAVRVDLLRAPAKLAAADL from the coding sequence GTGTGTGACCCGGTCGCCCGGGTCCAGGCGCTGGCGGCGGAGTACGACGCCCTCCGGCCGCGGCTGGTGCGGGTCGCCTACGCCATCCTCGGCAGTCGGGCCGAGGCCGAGGACGTGGTCGCCGACTGCTGGACCCGGCTGGTCGAGGCCGATGCCCGCGAGCCGGTGCGCGACCTCGCCGGCTGGCTGACCGTCGTCGTCGCCCGCGCCGCGACCGACGTGCTGCGCTCGGCGCGGGTCCGGCGCGAGGAGTACGTCGGCCCCTGGCTCCCCGAGCCCTATGTCGCCGCGGCGTCCGACCCCGCCGACCGGATCACCCTCGACGAGACGGTGAGCTATGCGCTGGCCGTGGTCCTCGAGTCCCTCTCGCCGGCCGAGCGGACCGCCTGGGTGCTGCACGACGTGTTCGGGATGGGCTTCGCCGAGGTCGCCGACGTGGTGGGCCGCACCCCGGCCGCCGTCCGCCAGCTCGCCTCCCGGGCGCGCGCGCACCTCACGGCGCAGCCCGCCCGCTTCGAGATCGACCGCAGCGCCCACGAGGCCGTCCTCGGCCGCTTCCTGGCCGCGGCCGCCGGCGGCGACCTCGCCGCGCTCCTGGAGGTGCTCGACCCCGACGTCGTGTGCACCTCCGACGGCGGTGGCGTCGTCAACGCGGCGCGCCGGCCGGTCCTGGGCGCCGAGCGGGTGGCCCGGTTCCTGGTCGGCCTGGTCGCCAAGTACGTCGGCGACGTCGAGGTGGAGCTGGTCGAGGCCAACGGCGCGCCCGCGATCGGGCTGCGCGAGGCGGGCGTGCTCACCTCGCTGCTGGTGCTGACCGTCGCCGGCGACCGGGCGGTCCGGGTCGACCTGCTGCGTGCGCCGGCCAAGCTGGCGGCGGCCGACCTCTGA
- a CDS encoding SDR family oxidoreductase, which produces MSTNIAVAGGTGLVGAMVVEEVRRAGATPVVIARSRGIDLTTGAGLAEALGGVDAVIDASNVDTLRAKRSVAFFEAATGRLLAAGVAAGVRHHVALSIVGCDRVDLPYYLGKRRQEELVVTGPVPWSVLRATQFHEFAGQLVERSPRPFAMALRMRTQPVAAREVAAALVTAALGEPGGRLPDLGGPRPEDLGRMVRATVRARGSRRIVVPVPMAGRAGRQVTEGGLLPGAGATLGQVTFDDWLAGV; this is translated from the coding sequence ATGAGCACAAACATCGCCGTCGCAGGCGGCACGGGACTGGTCGGCGCGATGGTGGTCGAGGAGGTGCGGCGGGCGGGCGCCACGCCGGTCGTCATCGCCCGCTCGCGGGGGATCGACCTCACCACCGGGGCGGGCCTGGCGGAGGCCCTCGGCGGGGTCGACGCCGTGATCGACGCGAGCAATGTCGACACGCTCAGGGCGAAGCGGTCGGTCGCCTTCTTCGAGGCGGCGACCGGGCGCCTGCTCGCGGCCGGCGTGGCCGCCGGCGTGCGCCACCACGTCGCGCTGTCCATCGTGGGCTGCGACCGGGTCGACCTGCCCTACTACCTCGGCAAGCGCCGGCAGGAGGAGCTGGTCGTGACCGGACCGGTGCCGTGGTCGGTGCTGCGCGCCACCCAGTTCCACGAGTTCGCCGGCCAGCTGGTCGAGCGCAGCCCGCGGCCGTTCGCGATGGCGCTGCGGATGCGCACCCAGCCGGTCGCGGCCCGCGAGGTCGCCGCCGCGCTGGTGACGGCCGCGCTGGGCGAGCCCGGCGGGCGGCTGCCCGACCTGGGCGGGCCACGACCCGAGGACCTGGGCCGGATGGTGCGCGCCACGGTCCGGGCGCGGGGGAGCCGGCGGATCGTCGTACCCGTACCGATGGCCGGGCGGGCCGGTCGCCAGGTGACGGAGGGTGGCCTGCTGCCGGGTGCCGGTGCCACCCTCGGACAGGTGACCTTCGACGACTGGCTGGCCGGTGTGTGA